The following are encoded in a window of Cydia splendana chromosome 6, ilCydSple1.2, whole genome shotgun sequence genomic DNA:
- the LOC134791675 gene encoding ubiquitin carboxyl-terminal hydrolase 7-like isoform X1, with product MIGTGSAENAAAEALSTTPVEQVQKLESDLEANMKITVEDEDVARSEATFRYTITNISQLKEQVLSPPCFVRCLPWKILAMVRLTTTPDRQQQKALGVFLQCNGESDSPGWSCYGLGELKLLTYKPDKEHLCRKLHHMYHCKEDDWGFGHFISWKELIDPDNGFVKDDSITMEAHVIAEAPHGVSWDSKKHTGYIGLKNQGATCYMNSLLQTLFFTNVLRKAVYQIPTTGDDSSCSVAFALQRVFYDLQFSDKPVATKKLTKSFGWETLDSFMQHDVQEFLRVLLDKLENKMKTTVVEGTVPKLFEGKMTSFIKCKNVNCTSTRVESFYDIQLCVKGKSNIYESFKDYISTELLEGDNKYDAGEHGLQEAEKGVRFDVFPPVLHLHLMRFQYDPLTDASVKFNDRFDFYEEINLDPYLQETPPSPAHYTLHAVLVHSGDNHGGHYVVFINPKGDGKWCKFDDDVVSRCTKREAIEYNFGGKEDAPHLARRATSAYMLIYIQTSQLKYVLQDVSESDIPADLCERINDEMRYEMVRTCGRKVKCRKIKSDTSVSSAKYYARIFNALKQFFTLQALAGSKYKGR from the exons ATGATTGGGACAGGCAGTGCTGAAAATGCTGCGGCCGAAGCACTATCGACTACTCCAGTCGAGCAGGTACAGAAGCTGGAATCGGATCTAGAGGCCAACATG AAAATAACTGTAGAAGATGAAGACGTAGCCAGGTCAGAAGCCACATTTCGCTACACCATAACCAACATCAGTCAGCTTAAAGAACAAGTACTATCCCCGCCATGCTTCGTGAGATGTCTTCCATGGAAGATCCTCGCCATGGTGCGTCTCACCACGACTCCGGATCGGCAGCAGCAGAAAGCACTGGGAGTATTCCTCCAGTGCAATGGAGAGAGCGACTCGCCGGGGTGGTCGTGCTATGGACTCGGAGAACTCAAGTTGCTTACATACAAGCCTGACAAGGAACACTTGTGTAGAAAACTGCATCACATGTATCATTG CAAAGAAGATGATTGGGGTTTTGGACATTTCATTTCATGGAAAGAATTAATAGATCCCGACAACGGCTTCGTCAAAGACGACTCCATCACAATGGAAGCTCACGTGATCGCCGAAGCACCTCACGGCGTGTCATGGGACTCCAAAAAACATACCGGCTACATTG GATTGAAAAACCAAGGCGCTACCTGTTACATGAATTCATTATTACAAACCCTTTTCTTCACGAATGTCCTTCGCAAGGCCGTATATCAAATCCCGACGACGGGAGATGACAGTTCCTGTTCTGTGGCATTTGCTCTTCAACGAGTGTTCTACGACCTACAGTTCTCTGATAAACCTGTTGCGACAAAGAAACTAACCAAGAGTTTCGGTTGGGAAACGCTAGACTCATTTATGCAACATGATGTCCAAGAATTTCTTCGG GTATTACTAGATAAGTTAGAAAATAAGATGAAAACGACAGTAGTAGAGGGAACCGTACCGAAATTATTTGAAGGAAAAATGACGTCTTTTATAAAATGCAAAAACGTCAACTGCACAAGCACGCGCGTCGAAAGTTTCTACGACATTCAACTTTGCGTTAAGGGAAAGAGCAACA TCTACGAATCTTTCAAAGACTACATCAGCACGGAACTCCTCGAAGGCGACAACAAGTACGACGCGGGCGAGCACGGGCTGCAGGAGGCGGAGAAGGGGGTGCGGTTCGACGTGTTTCCCCCCGTGCTGCATCTGCACCTCATGCGGTTCCAGTACGACCCGCTTACGGACGCTTCCGTCAAGTTCAATGATAG GTTCGATTTCTACGAGGAGATCAACTTGGACCCGTACCTGCAGGAGACCCCGCCGTCGCCGGCGCACTACACGCTGCACGCCGTGCTCGTGCACTCGGGCGACAACCACGGTGGGCACTACGTCGTCTTCATCAACCCTAAGGGTGACGGCAAG TGGTGCAAATTTGACGACGACGTGGTGTCCCGCTGTACAAAGCGGGAAGCCATCGAGTACAACTTCGGGGGCAAGGAGGACGCGCCGCATCTCGCTCGTCGCGCCACCAGCGCCTACATGCTCATCTACataca GACGTCCCAGCTGAAATACGTGCTTCAAGACGTCTCCGAGTCCGACATCCCGGCCGATCTGTGCGAGCGAATCAACGACGAGATGCGATACGAGATGGTAAGAACAT GCGGCAGAAAAGTAAAATGCAGAAAAATCAAATCTGACACCTCAGTCAGTTCAGCAAAGTACTACGCGAGGATTTTCAACGCACTAAAACAGTTCTTCACTTTGCAGGCCCTAGCTGGCTCAAAGTATAAAGGCAGATAG
- the LOC134791675 gene encoding ubiquitin carboxyl-terminal hydrolase 7-like isoform X2, producing MIGTGSAENAAAEALSTTPVEQKITVEDEDVARSEATFRYTITNISQLKEQVLSPPCFVRCLPWKILAMVRLTTTPDRQQQKALGVFLQCNGESDSPGWSCYGLGELKLLTYKPDKEHLCRKLHHMYHCKEDDWGFGHFISWKELIDPDNGFVKDDSITMEAHVIAEAPHGVSWDSKKHTGYIGLKNQGATCYMNSLLQTLFFTNVLRKAVYQIPTTGDDSSCSVAFALQRVFYDLQFSDKPVATKKLTKSFGWETLDSFMQHDVQEFLRVLLDKLENKMKTTVVEGTVPKLFEGKMTSFIKCKNVNCTSTRVESFYDIQLCVKGKSNIYESFKDYISTELLEGDNKYDAGEHGLQEAEKGVRFDVFPPVLHLHLMRFQYDPLTDASVKFNDRFDFYEEINLDPYLQETPPSPAHYTLHAVLVHSGDNHGGHYVVFINPKGDGKWCKFDDDVVSRCTKREAIEYNFGGKEDAPHLARRATSAYMLIYIQTSQLKYVLQDVSESDIPADLCERINDEMRYEMVRTCGRKVKCRKIKSDTSVSSAKYYARIFNALKQFFTLQALAGSKYKGR from the exons ATGATTGGGACAGGCAGTGCTGAAAATGCTGCGGCCGAAGCACTATCGACTACTCCAGTCGAGCAG AAAATAACTGTAGAAGATGAAGACGTAGCCAGGTCAGAAGCCACATTTCGCTACACCATAACCAACATCAGTCAGCTTAAAGAACAAGTACTATCCCCGCCATGCTTCGTGAGATGTCTTCCATGGAAGATCCTCGCCATGGTGCGTCTCACCACGACTCCGGATCGGCAGCAGCAGAAAGCACTGGGAGTATTCCTCCAGTGCAATGGAGAGAGCGACTCGCCGGGGTGGTCGTGCTATGGACTCGGAGAACTCAAGTTGCTTACATACAAGCCTGACAAGGAACACTTGTGTAGAAAACTGCATCACATGTATCATTG CAAAGAAGATGATTGGGGTTTTGGACATTTCATTTCATGGAAAGAATTAATAGATCCCGACAACGGCTTCGTCAAAGACGACTCCATCACAATGGAAGCTCACGTGATCGCCGAAGCACCTCACGGCGTGTCATGGGACTCCAAAAAACATACCGGCTACATTG GATTGAAAAACCAAGGCGCTACCTGTTACATGAATTCATTATTACAAACCCTTTTCTTCACGAATGTCCTTCGCAAGGCCGTATATCAAATCCCGACGACGGGAGATGACAGTTCCTGTTCTGTGGCATTTGCTCTTCAACGAGTGTTCTACGACCTACAGTTCTCTGATAAACCTGTTGCGACAAAGAAACTAACCAAGAGTTTCGGTTGGGAAACGCTAGACTCATTTATGCAACATGATGTCCAAGAATTTCTTCGG GTATTACTAGATAAGTTAGAAAATAAGATGAAAACGACAGTAGTAGAGGGAACCGTACCGAAATTATTTGAAGGAAAAATGACGTCTTTTATAAAATGCAAAAACGTCAACTGCACAAGCACGCGCGTCGAAAGTTTCTACGACATTCAACTTTGCGTTAAGGGAAAGAGCAACA TCTACGAATCTTTCAAAGACTACATCAGCACGGAACTCCTCGAAGGCGACAACAAGTACGACGCGGGCGAGCACGGGCTGCAGGAGGCGGAGAAGGGGGTGCGGTTCGACGTGTTTCCCCCCGTGCTGCATCTGCACCTCATGCGGTTCCAGTACGACCCGCTTACGGACGCTTCCGTCAAGTTCAATGATAG GTTCGATTTCTACGAGGAGATCAACTTGGACCCGTACCTGCAGGAGACCCCGCCGTCGCCGGCGCACTACACGCTGCACGCCGTGCTCGTGCACTCGGGCGACAACCACGGTGGGCACTACGTCGTCTTCATCAACCCTAAGGGTGACGGCAAG TGGTGCAAATTTGACGACGACGTGGTGTCCCGCTGTACAAAGCGGGAAGCCATCGAGTACAACTTCGGGGGCAAGGAGGACGCGCCGCATCTCGCTCGTCGCGCCACCAGCGCCTACATGCTCATCTACataca GACGTCCCAGCTGAAATACGTGCTTCAAGACGTCTCCGAGTCCGACATCCCGGCCGATCTGTGCGAGCGAATCAACGACGAGATGCGATACGAGATGGTAAGAACAT GCGGCAGAAAAGTAAAATGCAGAAAAATCAAATCTGACACCTCAGTCAGTTCAGCAAAGTACTACGCGAGGATTTTCAACGCACTAAAACAGTTCTTCACTTTGCAGGCCCTAGCTGGCTCAAAGTATAAAGGCAGATAG
- the LOC134791675 gene encoding ubiquitin carboxyl-terminal hydrolase 7-like isoform X5, with protein MVRLTTTPDRQQQKALGVFLQCNGESDSPGWSCYGLGELKLLTYKPDKEHLCRKLHHMYHCKEDDWGFGHFISWKELIDPDNGFVKDDSITMEAHVIAEAPHGVSWDSKKHTGYIGLKNQGATCYMNSLLQTLFFTNVLRKAVYQIPTTGDDSSCSVAFALQRVFYDLQFSDKPVATKKLTKSFGWETLDSFMQHDVQEFLRVLLDKLENKMKTTVVEGTVPKLFEGKMTSFIKCKNVNCTSTRVESFYDIQLCVKGKSNIYESFKDYISTELLEGDNKYDAGEHGLQEAEKGVRFDVFPPVLHLHLMRFQYDPLTDASVKFNDRFDFYEEINLDPYLQETPPSPAHYTLHAVLVHSGDNHGGHYVVFINPKGDGKWCKFDDDVVSRCTKREAIEYNFGGKEDAPHLARRATSAYMLIYIQTSQLKYVLQDVSESDIPADLCERINDEMRYEMVRTCGRKVKCRKIKSDTSVSSAKYYARIFNALKQFFTLQALAGSKYKGR; from the exons ATGGTGCGTCTCACCACGACTCCGGATCGGCAGCAGCAGAAAGCACTGGGAGTATTCCTCCAGTGCAATGGAGAGAGCGACTCGCCGGGGTGGTCGTGCTATGGACTCGGAGAACTCAAGTTGCTTACATACAAGCCTGACAAGGAACACTTGTGTAGAAAACTGCATCACATGTATCATTG CAAAGAAGATGATTGGGGTTTTGGACATTTCATTTCATGGAAAGAATTAATAGATCCCGACAACGGCTTCGTCAAAGACGACTCCATCACAATGGAAGCTCACGTGATCGCCGAAGCACCTCACGGCGTGTCATGGGACTCCAAAAAACATACCGGCTACATTG GATTGAAAAACCAAGGCGCTACCTGTTACATGAATTCATTATTACAAACCCTTTTCTTCACGAATGTCCTTCGCAAGGCCGTATATCAAATCCCGACGACGGGAGATGACAGTTCCTGTTCTGTGGCATTTGCTCTTCAACGAGTGTTCTACGACCTACAGTTCTCTGATAAACCTGTTGCGACAAAGAAACTAACCAAGAGTTTCGGTTGGGAAACGCTAGACTCATTTATGCAACATGATGTCCAAGAATTTCTTCGG GTATTACTAGATAAGTTAGAAAATAAGATGAAAACGACAGTAGTAGAGGGAACCGTACCGAAATTATTTGAAGGAAAAATGACGTCTTTTATAAAATGCAAAAACGTCAACTGCACAAGCACGCGCGTCGAAAGTTTCTACGACATTCAACTTTGCGTTAAGGGAAAGAGCAACA TCTACGAATCTTTCAAAGACTACATCAGCACGGAACTCCTCGAAGGCGACAACAAGTACGACGCGGGCGAGCACGGGCTGCAGGAGGCGGAGAAGGGGGTGCGGTTCGACGTGTTTCCCCCCGTGCTGCATCTGCACCTCATGCGGTTCCAGTACGACCCGCTTACGGACGCTTCCGTCAAGTTCAATGATAG GTTCGATTTCTACGAGGAGATCAACTTGGACCCGTACCTGCAGGAGACCCCGCCGTCGCCGGCGCACTACACGCTGCACGCCGTGCTCGTGCACTCGGGCGACAACCACGGTGGGCACTACGTCGTCTTCATCAACCCTAAGGGTGACGGCAAG TGGTGCAAATTTGACGACGACGTGGTGTCCCGCTGTACAAAGCGGGAAGCCATCGAGTACAACTTCGGGGGCAAGGAGGACGCGCCGCATCTCGCTCGTCGCGCCACCAGCGCCTACATGCTCATCTACataca GACGTCCCAGCTGAAATACGTGCTTCAAGACGTCTCCGAGTCCGACATCCCGGCCGATCTGTGCGAGCGAATCAACGACGAGATGCGATACGAGATGGTAAGAACAT GCGGCAGAAAAGTAAAATGCAGAAAAATCAAATCTGACACCTCAGTCAGTTCAGCAAAGTACTACGCGAGGATTTTCAACGCACTAAAACAGTTCTTCACTTTGCAGGCCCTAGCTGGCTCAAAGTATAAAGGCAGATAG
- the LOC134791675 gene encoding ubiquitin carboxyl-terminal hydrolase 7-like isoform X3 has protein sequence MIGTGSAENAAAEALSTTPVEQVQKLESDLEANMKITVEDEDVARSEATFRYTITNISQLKEQVLSPPCFVRCLPWKILAMVRLTTTPDRQQQKALGVFLQCNGESDSPGWSCYGLGELKLLTYKPDKEHLCRKLHHMYHCKEDDWGFGHFISWKELIDPDNGFVKDDSITMEAHVIAEAPHGVSWDSKKHTGYIGLKNQGATCYMNSLLQTLFFTNVLRKAVYQIPTTGDDSSCSVAFALQRVFYDLQFSDKPVATKKLTKSFGWETLDSFMQHDVQEFLRVLLDKLENKMKTTVVEGTVPKLFEGKMTSFIKCKNVNCTSTRVESFYDIQLCVKGKSNIYESFKDYISTELLEGDNKYDAGEHGLQEAEKGVRFDVFPPVLHLHLMRFQYDPLTDASVKFNDRFDFYEEINLDPYLQETPPSPAHYTLHAVLVHSGDNHGGHYVVFINPKGDGKWCKFDDDVVSRCTKREAIEYNFGGKEDAPHLARRATSAYMLIYIQTSQLKYVLQDVSESDIPADLCERINDEMRYEMALAGSKYKGR, from the exons ATGATTGGGACAGGCAGTGCTGAAAATGCTGCGGCCGAAGCACTATCGACTACTCCAGTCGAGCAGGTACAGAAGCTGGAATCGGATCTAGAGGCCAACATG AAAATAACTGTAGAAGATGAAGACGTAGCCAGGTCAGAAGCCACATTTCGCTACACCATAACCAACATCAGTCAGCTTAAAGAACAAGTACTATCCCCGCCATGCTTCGTGAGATGTCTTCCATGGAAGATCCTCGCCATGGTGCGTCTCACCACGACTCCGGATCGGCAGCAGCAGAAAGCACTGGGAGTATTCCTCCAGTGCAATGGAGAGAGCGACTCGCCGGGGTGGTCGTGCTATGGACTCGGAGAACTCAAGTTGCTTACATACAAGCCTGACAAGGAACACTTGTGTAGAAAACTGCATCACATGTATCATTG CAAAGAAGATGATTGGGGTTTTGGACATTTCATTTCATGGAAAGAATTAATAGATCCCGACAACGGCTTCGTCAAAGACGACTCCATCACAATGGAAGCTCACGTGATCGCCGAAGCACCTCACGGCGTGTCATGGGACTCCAAAAAACATACCGGCTACATTG GATTGAAAAACCAAGGCGCTACCTGTTACATGAATTCATTATTACAAACCCTTTTCTTCACGAATGTCCTTCGCAAGGCCGTATATCAAATCCCGACGACGGGAGATGACAGTTCCTGTTCTGTGGCATTTGCTCTTCAACGAGTGTTCTACGACCTACAGTTCTCTGATAAACCTGTTGCGACAAAGAAACTAACCAAGAGTTTCGGTTGGGAAACGCTAGACTCATTTATGCAACATGATGTCCAAGAATTTCTTCGG GTATTACTAGATAAGTTAGAAAATAAGATGAAAACGACAGTAGTAGAGGGAACCGTACCGAAATTATTTGAAGGAAAAATGACGTCTTTTATAAAATGCAAAAACGTCAACTGCACAAGCACGCGCGTCGAAAGTTTCTACGACATTCAACTTTGCGTTAAGGGAAAGAGCAACA TCTACGAATCTTTCAAAGACTACATCAGCACGGAACTCCTCGAAGGCGACAACAAGTACGACGCGGGCGAGCACGGGCTGCAGGAGGCGGAGAAGGGGGTGCGGTTCGACGTGTTTCCCCCCGTGCTGCATCTGCACCTCATGCGGTTCCAGTACGACCCGCTTACGGACGCTTCCGTCAAGTTCAATGATAG GTTCGATTTCTACGAGGAGATCAACTTGGACCCGTACCTGCAGGAGACCCCGCCGTCGCCGGCGCACTACACGCTGCACGCCGTGCTCGTGCACTCGGGCGACAACCACGGTGGGCACTACGTCGTCTTCATCAACCCTAAGGGTGACGGCAAG TGGTGCAAATTTGACGACGACGTGGTGTCCCGCTGTACAAAGCGGGAAGCCATCGAGTACAACTTCGGGGGCAAGGAGGACGCGCCGCATCTCGCTCGTCGCGCCACCAGCGCCTACATGCTCATCTACataca GACGTCCCAGCTGAAATACGTGCTTCAAGACGTCTCCGAGTCCGACATCCCGGCCGATCTGTGCGAGCGAATCAACGACGAGATGCGATACGAGATG GCCCTAGCTGGCTCAAAGTATAAAGGCAGATAG
- the LOC134791675 gene encoding ubiquitin carboxyl-terminal hydrolase 7-like isoform X4: MIGTGSAENAAAEALSTTPVEQVQKLESDLEANMKITVEDEDVARSEATFRYTITNISQLKEQVLSPPCFVRCLPWKILAMVRLTTTPDRQQQKALGVFLQCNGESDSPGWSCYGLGELKLLTYKPDKEHLCRKLHHMYHCKEDDWGFGHFISWKELIDPDNGFVKDDSITMEAHVIAEAPHGVSWDSKKHTGYIGLKNQGATCYMNSLLQTLFFTNVLRKAVYQIPTTGDDSSCSVAFALQRVFYDLQFSDKPVATKKLTKSFGWETLDSFMQHDVQEFLRVLLDKLENKMKTTVVEGTVPKLFEGKMTSFIKCKNVNCTSTRVESFYDIQLCVKGKSNIYESFKDYISTELLEGDNKYDAGEHGLQEAEKGVRFDVFPPVLHLHLMRFQYDPLTDASVKFNDRFDFYEEINLDPYLQETPPSPAHYTLHAVLVHSGDNHGGHYVVFINPKGDGKWCKFDDDVVSRCTKREAIEYNFGGKEDAPHLARRATSAYMLIYIQTSQLKYVLQDVSESDIPADLCERINDEMRYEMAAEK; the protein is encoded by the exons ATGATTGGGACAGGCAGTGCTGAAAATGCTGCGGCCGAAGCACTATCGACTACTCCAGTCGAGCAGGTACAGAAGCTGGAATCGGATCTAGAGGCCAACATG AAAATAACTGTAGAAGATGAAGACGTAGCCAGGTCAGAAGCCACATTTCGCTACACCATAACCAACATCAGTCAGCTTAAAGAACAAGTACTATCCCCGCCATGCTTCGTGAGATGTCTTCCATGGAAGATCCTCGCCATGGTGCGTCTCACCACGACTCCGGATCGGCAGCAGCAGAAAGCACTGGGAGTATTCCTCCAGTGCAATGGAGAGAGCGACTCGCCGGGGTGGTCGTGCTATGGACTCGGAGAACTCAAGTTGCTTACATACAAGCCTGACAAGGAACACTTGTGTAGAAAACTGCATCACATGTATCATTG CAAAGAAGATGATTGGGGTTTTGGACATTTCATTTCATGGAAAGAATTAATAGATCCCGACAACGGCTTCGTCAAAGACGACTCCATCACAATGGAAGCTCACGTGATCGCCGAAGCACCTCACGGCGTGTCATGGGACTCCAAAAAACATACCGGCTACATTG GATTGAAAAACCAAGGCGCTACCTGTTACATGAATTCATTATTACAAACCCTTTTCTTCACGAATGTCCTTCGCAAGGCCGTATATCAAATCCCGACGACGGGAGATGACAGTTCCTGTTCTGTGGCATTTGCTCTTCAACGAGTGTTCTACGACCTACAGTTCTCTGATAAACCTGTTGCGACAAAGAAACTAACCAAGAGTTTCGGTTGGGAAACGCTAGACTCATTTATGCAACATGATGTCCAAGAATTTCTTCGG GTATTACTAGATAAGTTAGAAAATAAGATGAAAACGACAGTAGTAGAGGGAACCGTACCGAAATTATTTGAAGGAAAAATGACGTCTTTTATAAAATGCAAAAACGTCAACTGCACAAGCACGCGCGTCGAAAGTTTCTACGACATTCAACTTTGCGTTAAGGGAAAGAGCAACA TCTACGAATCTTTCAAAGACTACATCAGCACGGAACTCCTCGAAGGCGACAACAAGTACGACGCGGGCGAGCACGGGCTGCAGGAGGCGGAGAAGGGGGTGCGGTTCGACGTGTTTCCCCCCGTGCTGCATCTGCACCTCATGCGGTTCCAGTACGACCCGCTTACGGACGCTTCCGTCAAGTTCAATGATAG GTTCGATTTCTACGAGGAGATCAACTTGGACCCGTACCTGCAGGAGACCCCGCCGTCGCCGGCGCACTACACGCTGCACGCCGTGCTCGTGCACTCGGGCGACAACCACGGTGGGCACTACGTCGTCTTCATCAACCCTAAGGGTGACGGCAAG TGGTGCAAATTTGACGACGACGTGGTGTCCCGCTGTACAAAGCGGGAAGCCATCGAGTACAACTTCGGGGGCAAGGAGGACGCGCCGCATCTCGCTCGTCGCGCCACCAGCGCCTACATGCTCATCTACataca GACGTCCCAGCTGAAATACGTGCTTCAAGACGTCTCCGAGTCCGACATCCCGGCCGATCTGTGCGAGCGAATCAACGACGAGATGCGATACGAGATG GCGGCAGAAAAGTAA